The genomic window TCGTTACAAACACCACCTGTTGCGACACACCAGATCTTAGTATTCACACGCATTTGTCAAGTACAAGTAGTTGTTTTCCTCTAGCAGTTAAGTATTGCATAACATATAAAAAAAGGTGTGGCTCTGAGGTAACAAGGCATTGTCAGTCTCTGCAGTTCAGTTGAAAAAAGGAAATTATTCACTTTTTCATCTACTATCAAACAATAAATACTATACATTCATTTTTATATAACCAGCAATTACTGAGGAGTAGCCATCCATACATTagtgtttccctcaaataaaaaAGTCTAAAAGGATGTGCCATTAAACTCAAATAGGGATTATGTGTCCCTTGTTTCAGATTACAGTTACAAAATGTTTAAATAGCAgctatcattttaaaaaaataaactacgGAGCTGATATAATAAGTCATATTCTTTGGTCGTGTTCTGTCTATAAAGCCTGTTCATATAATCCCAAGCACAGCGCTTGCAGTAGTTGTAGAACAGGTGCTCTGCTTTCTTCAATGTGCTGTTCAGGTCCAGAGTTCCCTGAAGGCTGCACATAAGGACAAAGCATTAATCAGCACATTTACATGGATTCAAACATGCACAATCTAAGCAGACCAACACACACCTGCTTGCAAAATGGATGAGCTGCACATCGTCCTGGCAACTCAGCAGAGACATTCTGTTTTCTAATAAAATGGCTGCACAGATGAAAAGCTCAAACGTGAAATCAGGGTTGACGGTTTGCAGTTCTGACTCTGAACTGTCATCTGTAagcaacacaagaaaaacacatcaaCATAGATGTAAGACATTTAAACAAACGTGGATGAAGTTTTATTTATTCTGACACTTTTACTTCTGGATTCACCTGAGCTGAATTTTCTTGCCAGCCTTTCTTGATAACGGGCTTTGTCTACTTGTTGGGAAACTAGCTCTAGGTGGTCACAGCTCAGGATCTCAAACAAACGTAGTGCGTCACTGTGTTCGAACTCCCTCTGGAAGCCCAGCAGCAGCCATCTTAAAGGAGGGAAACCCACATGTATCCAAAATTATATCACATATATACATTCATCTTGTCCATACAGGGGATAAAAACACATGACGGTACAGTGCTACTCATGTTTACCTGTGGCAGAAGGTAAAACTCTCCATATTATCTGTCATTAGATGGGAATAGAGCTGGGGGTCTAGTTCCTTCAAAAGAGCCGCCTCCAACTCTGAAAGACATTCAACACCTCTTTTTTCATGCTTAAGAAACTGATTTGACACTGTGTTAGTGCTTGTTTTTGTTGTCAAATACTACAGTTTTTTatataaattacaaaaacaaatgaaaacaatggCCAAAGACAAACATGTACACAAACTCCCTGCACTTTAGAAAGATAAATCATTACATTTAGGCATTGGCATTTGTTATTCTGAAGAGGAATTTGCAATATTATAATTCTACCACTAGAGGTCTCACCTGTTTGTTTTGAACACAAAGGGaaacaaatggaattttcatTAAATATATCTGTTGCCTTACCTATTTTTCTGTGCAGACCATCAGCCCTGAAGTCCTTGGAAAACTTCTCCATGTAGCTGGAGAAGCTCCAGAAAGTGTCCACCTCACAGTCCAGAACCTCTAGGAACCGGCTGCACAGATCATTCATTCCCTGGGCGTAACTGACCTCTGGATTACAATAAAAATTACTCAAAGACTCAACACCACCATCTAATGTCAATAAACCCTGACACAGGCTCATTGACAACATTTACCTGGATGAAAAGCAGCATAAGTGATGAGGATATCTCTCAACACCAACAGGTTGCCTGAACCTTGGCCCCTGCAGATACAAACATTATTTTAATGACCAAATTCACCAGAATTAACTCTAAAACTGCAGATATGTTGATGTGTATTAAAGAGGGTACTGCAAGGTGGTGCATCAGTTTAAAGCATAAtttattgacacaaaataatattTATTACTGCCCTTGTACAGTATTCACTTGACAAGGAACAATGCTATTACACTTTCTTTAAATTTGTTTTCTTTAGCAAGTTGGTCCAGTAGTCAGTAATAATTCATTATATAATGCTGTGATTAATTATTAGAAATTCCATATAACAGCTCTTTAGCATGACcttttcaaaaatatagagctcaggattgactaaagaaaatacttgtttaaaagactaggatcaatattggtagttgagataaggacatgatttacctgaattaaaattaaatatgtattctcttctgttgtatatttagcaatgaaaaaaagcattgaatttttttttttttttatgtttgttttcttgtggaaacattgtgttaattgtaaataggacTAGGCAACataagtctttacttcagcctaaaccctttcagtcacaTTGTATATGAAACAATggctatgttgtttttgtttgttgtttaaagtaattaacaactgaatacactactactactactactactactactattactactactaatactacctcCTTAAATATTTGTAGTGCCCAGAAGGCTTTTCAACATCAGATGTTCTTAATTCATGCGCTACTTGTTGCTGAAAAAAATTGGAAAttatgttgcttttatttttaaatttatttctttGGCAAATTTGTGAAGCAACATTTTAACATTTGCAAGcattttatgtgtgttttgacAACTTTATATTTGACATTTGCAAAGCCTGTTGGATTTACAAGACACATTTATGACTTATGTTCACCTTAGTCacaatggtctaataattatttccaaagctgcagTGATAACAGCCTTTAAACACCTCTTCAAGTTGGGCTTTCTAATGTACGCTTATTTGATACTAAATGGCATTGAAAAGGCATTATTCAACCAGAAATTGTTGACTTGTAGACAATGAGCATCAAAAAATAGAGCTTTGTGAAAATGTTTGTAGAGTAAtggataaataaacacaaatcaaGACCGTTTCCAGACATATAATGGCTGTAATTATCATGTAATTTTAGATGTGAAAATGCAAAACAATGTCACAGCTGGTATTGTGTATGACCACCACTGGCACCAAGCAGAGTATTTCCAGTGTGAGTCTCAGCTGCCAGGTGGATGGAGTCATCCTGAATATGAGTTGTAACACGTGGCCATTGTGAGGTCAGTCTCTGGTGCTGCCGGTCTGTCTGTGATGTCTATTTAGCCTTGATATAGAGCTGTAGTGAGCTCAAAAGTGCTACAGCTGTCTGTCCTGCAGGCTGCATGCCAATGGTCTGCACATGTTGATTTGGACTTAAGCGTGGCATGATGACTACTGGTCATCAGTAAGTGTTTTCACCCGGGtttttatagagggtatgcacatgacgccacagatagtggaagtcaccgcggctacgcccactgagtggcagaaagagggagatgagtggcagcattggcttcaatactgtctaaacttaagaacaatatttaacagaaaatggggaagagcttttgtgcgattgattgtacgaagaggtttgaaaagcagtcggtgctatcgttttacaggcaccgaaagacaaagaaaagagaagtagatggatccacaaatccaggcaaccaaacctagatttgcgGTTCCCATTTCGTGTtgggtaacattaatttatactgtatttttgggtaaaatcatactttAAATTATATGttgttttggcaaattttacttcttagtaaagctcttggtttcatgatcagatctttcatggtttttgtcttcattttgtgattgtgaaccttatACTCTACATGATTAGCAAACTAACTTAAActaaggctaacctagtttttccaATACGGGGGTACTCAAGCATTAAGctacaacggcgtattagggccacataagaaaataaaaacacttgtcactaagagaataaagtcataaaacatcaatataaaacccgtaattttatgagaataaagtcaaatacaaaaagaatcataaTTTCATGAGAACAAAATTGTAGTTATAAAAAcaacaactcataatttaacaaaagtgTCATACGGTTATGAGAttaaacaccatccaatcattttaaccggcccgtcaaaatgattgaatggtgatatgtctatcaaattcaactgccatttgcccctccCCTCTCTGCCGGTACAATCAATACAATGGAGGCGTGACTTTGGGGGGAattctgaagaaaggggtttggacttttgaattgtgtattttcaaaacgtaacttgctcaaaccgtttttccaggatctcctaccctacctttaaccctGACTTTGAAAGCATGACTGGATTTCATACAAACTGAGAACAGATTAACTTTTATGGTAATAGTGACTGTTAGATATTTTTGAACAGTTACACaaaatgttttactgtttttattatataCTCAACTTAATATTGCATATATCTTGTCCCTGGTAGATATTTACATGAGATTCATAATGTGCTCATCAGACAAGTATGTATTCACAGGGTCAAAaaagtctgtctgtttttgtatttgtacttTCTGGAATTATTCTTCAATGAAGAGGTTAAACCACTGCAATCCTATCTGTATCTACTGAGCAGAAATCTGATAATGACTCACTTGTAATAGCTCAGGTCTCTGTTTGTTCTTGGCACATCTTTGTCAATGATTCGTGTGGCTTCCCGCAGCTCCTCTCGGTTAAATGTAATCCGCTCAAACAATATCTGACAACAAATACATAGAGAATATAAATGACCACTGCTATCTGTGCTGTCAGTGTTAATATTAGAAAAGTGCattgaacacactgtaaaaaaatactcGGAATAGCATCAGCACTTAGAGCATCATTCCTCTGGTAAATACACCAATGTATTAGCTGTTTCTGCaggtcacacatacacacctactaAACACACAGCTTATAACAAAAGACATTTCTCAATCCAAAACACAGAGCTGAAGCATAcatacaccaaagtacatctgtgacatgctgGTCCCacatgaaccatctcggaccctgagaacctcagggactggtcttttgctggtcaggactaaacagggtgaagctacgtttcagttctatgcagctaaactctggaacagtcttcctgatgatgtgacacaggcctctactgtgacaatgtttaagtccaggctgaaaacagctctgttcaactgtgcatagaacaactgaaagagttctatctgcactctgaccttttactttcttttaattgattattatttatgttttattgatcatgtttaaattgtaattgtgtgtttttaacctgtctcttttccatttttgtaaagcactgtgaattgccctgtgtatgaattgtgctatacaaataactctgccttgccttgccttgccttgccttacagcaTACAGAACAGAAAAACAGGACTACAAATACAAACGGAAAATATATGAAATAGAATAATACTGATGGGTATTTTAATAATCAAACCTGTGCCTGTAGCTCCAAAAAAGCCAGCCTGTCCGTGACGTCCTCCCTGTAGTCCTGGATCTGTTGCTGGGCCTCATTCTGCCTCCTGTTAA from Sphaeramia orbicularis chromosome 16, fSphaOr1.1, whole genome shotgun sequence includes these protein-coding regions:
- the LOC115435000 gene encoding TBC1 domain family member 15 isoform X1, whose product is MEDLSERSPRRSAGGETRSLDSQDADVQVQRGVAAVSSPAFCTARLTLPGVMDAEGRVDESRLRMHVFKNGGVLPSERGLVWRFLFGMYPCSSTALERPLLQEQLVVRYQVMKRKWQQFLPSAVRIHLNGTDAELVAAVGYFNRRQNEAQQQIQDYREDVTDRLAFLELQAQILFERITFNREELREATRIIDKDVPRTNRDLSYYKGQGSGNLLVLRDILITYAAFHPEVSYAQGMNDLCSRFLEVLDCEVDTFWSFSSYMEKFSKDFRADGLHRKIELEAALLKELDPQLYSHLMTDNMESFTFCHRWLLLGFQREFEHSDALRLFEILSCDHLELVSQQVDKARYQERLARKFSSDDSSESELQTVNPDFTFELFICAAILLENRMSLLSCQDDVQLIHFASSLQGTLDLNSTLKKAEHLFYNYCKRCAWDYMNRLYRQNTTKEYDLLYQLRSLFF
- the LOC115435000 gene encoding TBC1 domain family member 15 isoform X2, with protein sequence MEDLSERSPRRSAGGETRSLDSQDADVQVQRGVAAVSSPAFCTARLTLPGVMDAEGRVDESRLRMHVFKNGGVLPSERGLVWRFLFGMYPCSSTALERPLLQEQLVVRYQVMKRKWQQFLPSAVRIHLNGTDELVAAVGYFNRRQNEAQQQIQDYREDVTDRLAFLELQAQILFERITFNREELREATRIIDKDVPRTNRDLSYYKGQGSGNLLVLRDILITYAAFHPEVSYAQGMNDLCSRFLEVLDCEVDTFWSFSSYMEKFSKDFRADGLHRKIELEAALLKELDPQLYSHLMTDNMESFTFCHRWLLLGFQREFEHSDALRLFEILSCDHLELVSQQVDKARYQERLARKFSSDDSSESELQTVNPDFTFELFICAAILLENRMSLLSCQDDVQLIHFASSLQGTLDLNSTLKKAEHLFYNYCKRCAWDYMNRLYRQNTTKEYDLLYQLRSLFF